From the Anguilla anguilla isolate fAngAng1 chromosome 8, fAngAng1.pri, whole genome shotgun sequence genome, one window contains:
- the LOC118233580 gene encoding extensin-1-like: MSSEREKTLVSQDAVGGADWVIHPQAIPRQAASIPGIAPPPSDAAPIVFQDTAPIVFYYTAPIVFYYTVPIIFYDMAPIVFHDMAAMVFHDTAPIVFYDTAPIVFYYTTPIVFYNMAPIVFHDMAPIVFHDTAPIVFYNMAPIVFHDMAAMVFHDTAPIIFYDMAPIVFHDMAAMVFHDTAPIVFYNMAPIVFYDTAPIVFYYTVPIVFYDTAPIVFYNMAPIVFYDTAPIVFYYTVPIVFYDTAPIVFPDMAAIVFYDMTPIVFYDMAPIVFYDTAPIVFYDTVPIVFYDMTPIMFYYTIPIVFHNTVPIVFHNTAPIVFHDTAPIIYSAGFRGSRKNPWDHLQQGDTDSRPHRSRKSESYENAALHL; the protein is encoded by the exons ATGTCCTCTGAAA GGGAGAAAACTTTGGTTTCCCAGGATGCCGTGGGAGGGGCAGATTGGGTGATTCACCCTCAGGCGATCCCGCGCCAGGCGGCTAGCATTCCTGGCATAGCTCCCCCGCCGTCAGACGCTG CTCCTATCGTGTTCCAAGACACGGCTCCTATCGTGTTCTACTACACGGCTCCTATCGTGTTCTACTACACGGTTCCTATCATATTCTACGACATGGCTCCCATCGTGTTCCACGACATggctgctatggtgttccatgacACGGCTCCTATCGTGTTCTACGACACGGCTCCTATCGTGTTCTACTACACGACTCCTATCGTGTTCTACAACATGGCTCCTATCGTTTTCCATGACATGGCTCCTATCGTGTTCCATGACACGGCTCCTATCGTGTTCTACAACATGGCTCCTATCGTGTTCCACGACATggctgctatggtgttccatgacACGGCTCCTATCATATTCTACGACATGGCTCCCATCGTGTTCCACGACATggctgctatggtgttccatgacACGGCTCCTATCGTGTTCTACAACATGGCTCCTATCGTGTTCTACGACACAGCTCCTATCGTGTTCTACTACACGGTTCCTATCGTATTCTATGACACGGCTCCTATCGTGTTCTACAACATGGCTCCTATCGTGTTCTACGACACAGCTCCTATCGTGTTCTACTACACGGTTCCTATCGTATTCTATGACACGGCTCCTATCGTGTTCCCTGACATGGCTGCTATTGTGTTCTATGACATGACTCCTATCGTGTTCTATGATATGGCTCCTATCGTGTTCTACGACACAGCTCCTATCGTGTTCTACGACACGGTTCCTATTGTGTTCTATGACATGACTCCTATCATGTTCTACTACACAATTCCTATCGTGTTCCACAACACGGTTCCTATCGTGTTCCACAACACGGCTCCTATCGTGTTCCACGACACGGCTCCTATCATCTATAGCGCGGGGTTCAGGGGGTCTCGAAAGAA TCCCTGGGACCACCTGCAGCAGGGAGACACAGACTCGCGACCTCACAGGTCGCGTAAGAGTGAGAGTTACGAGAACGCCGCTCTGCACCTGTGA